One Sulfolobus sp. S-194 DNA segment encodes these proteins:
- a CDS encoding metallophosphoesterase, with product MGLFKRKQPEGIDKKNQLKILFTSDLHASDVAFRKFLNIGRMLKVDVMIIGGDLAGKALIPIIDLGNGKYGVEGTQVGRDGLENITKQIKNNGNYYIIVDKQGYEDMLQDKKKVDEAFRTAIIERFKEWIQLAEERYKDVKIPIYFNLGNDDPMYMFDVVNEDSIFKPTEGFIIQFGNFEMISYGYVNPTPWNTYREKSEDEIYRELKSIMNKVKDPSKVILNTHAPPFGTNLDNAPLLDKNLKPVVKGGDIVMTHVGSQSIRKIIEEYKPLLGIHGHIHESRAFDKVAGTLVLNPGSEYSSGIFHGVYIVAEGDKIKAHQFVTG from the coding sequence ATGGGGTTATTTAAGAGAAAACAACCAGAAGGTATTGATAAGAAAAACCAGTTAAAAATTTTATTCACGAGCGATCTTCATGCTTCAGATGTTGCTTTTAGAAAGTTTTTAAATATTGGTAGAATGTTGAAAGTTGATGTTATGATAATAGGTGGTGATTTAGCTGGAAAGGCATTAATTCCTATCATTGATTTGGGTAATGGAAAATATGGGGTTGAAGGAACACAGGTGGGTAGAGATGGGTTAGAAAATATCACAAAACAAATTAAGAACAATGGTAACTATTATATTATAGTTGATAAACAAGGGTATGAGGATATGCTTCAAGATAAGAAGAAAGTTGATGAAGCATTTAGAACGGCAATAATCGAAAGATTTAAGGAATGGATACAGCTAGCTGAAGAACGATATAAAGATGTTAAAATACCAATATATTTTAATCTAGGTAATGATGATCCAATGTATATGTTTGATGTTGTTAATGAGGATTCGATATTTAAACCTACTGAAGGTTTTATAATTCAATTTGGCAATTTTGAAATGATTTCTTATGGTTATGTTAATCCAACACCTTGGAATACTTATAGGGAAAAGAGTGAGGATGAGATATATAGAGAATTAAAAAGTATCATGAACAAGGTCAAAGATCCATCAAAAGTTATCTTAAATACACATGCACCTCCATTTGGTACGAACCTAGATAATGCTCCTTTACTGGATAAGAATCTTAAACCAGTTGTAAAAGGTGGTGACATAGTTATGACACATGTTGGCTCACAAAGCATTAGAAAAATTATTGAAGAGTATAAACCACTTTTAGGAATTCATGGCCATATTCATGAGTCAAGAGCTTTCGATAAAGTAGCGGGAACGTTAGTTTTAAATCCTGGGAGTGAATATTCGTCTGGCATATTTCATGGAGTATATATAGTTGCAGAAGGAGATAAAATAAAAGCACATCAATTTGTTACTGGATAA
- a CDS encoding urease accessory protein UreD, with protein sequence MRGLLEVKKGLIKRNGPLSFFESQGFGILVNPSEVLANNDEVEIYIERDRGIITDQAYTKILSRSNVRMHIKIIANVLYYFPHPIIFYNKANAKIETEIYINDFGKIVEAYILGRKFHNEEFKEGDIKSITKVYYKEKLLIYDIFRVKNEDYKSKNIMGSEALLTVLDIKNSGEYDFKRLITSSEKIDSLWREETKIWF encoded by the coding sequence TTGAGGGGCTTATTAGAAGTTAAAAAAGGTTTGATAAAAAGAAACGGTCCTCTATCTTTTTTTGAATCTCAAGGTTTTGGAATATTAGTTAATCCTTCTGAGGTTTTAGCTAACAATGATGAAGTGGAAATTTACATAGAAAGAGATAGGGGCATAATTACTGACCAAGCATATACAAAAATATTATCTAGAAGTAATGTAAGAATGCACATTAAAATAATCGCTAATGTATTATATTATTTTCCTCATCCTATAATTTTTTACAATAAAGCTAATGCAAAAATTGAAACAGAGATTTACATAAATGACTTTGGAAAGATTGTTGAGGCATATATTTTAGGTAGAAAGTTTCACAATGAGGAATTTAAAGAAGGAGATATAAAGAGCATTACGAAAGTATACTATAAGGAGAAACTATTAATTTATGATATTTTTAGAGTTAAAAATGAAGATTATAAGAGTAAAAATATCATGGGTAGTGAGGCCTTACTTACAGTTTTAGATATAAAAAATAGTGGAGAATACGATTTCAAAAGATTAATAACTTCTTCAGAAAAAATTGACAGCTTATGGAGAGAGGAAACTAAAATTTGGTTTTAA
- a CDS encoding MFS transporter, translating into MNKGLVSGTLAFFSGFSAIALFGITILKVGPMLKLNLIESSWLVAIPLVTGAFLRIPFSLLVNKLGKWVLFIQLFIGLIGLVGIIFTLIDIRTLPNAYNLLLLFGAIAGTGISTFSSGITYVSYFYPKRKQGTALGIFAGLGNTAPGIFTIILPLALAKLGLIYSYIAWALFLGLMIILFVILSPCPPYLKYLKKIKSEDRIKELLNIEGLDIIPLSSPKESIKESTKNLRVWALVLMYWTSFGGFEALTEWLPTYWKEFMHIPTIESGILTGVLYSLLTALIRVLGGWWSDIYSGERVTVISFLTMIIGSLTFVLAYSFLIGP; encoded by the coding sequence ATGAATAAAGGTTTAGTTTCTGGTACACTAGCTTTCTTTTCTGGCTTCTCTGCAATTGCGCTCTTCGGCATAACTATATTAAAAGTAGGACCTATGTTAAAATTAAATCTTATCGAAAGTTCTTGGCTAGTTGCAATACCTTTAGTAACCGGAGCTTTCTTAAGAATACCTTTTTCTCTTCTAGTAAATAAACTAGGTAAATGGGTATTATTTATACAGCTATTTATTGGACTAATTGGACTTGTAGGCATTATATTTACTTTAATCGATATTCGTACACTACCTAATGCATATAATTTGTTACTACTATTTGGCGCAATCGCTGGAACTGGGATCTCGACATTTTCAAGTGGTATAACATACGTTTCCTATTTTTATCCTAAAAGAAAACAAGGAACAGCATTAGGTATATTCGCAGGTTTAGGTAATACTGCACCTGGAATATTTACGATAATACTACCATTAGCCTTAGCAAAATTAGGACTGATATACTCATATATCGCGTGGGCCCTATTTTTAGGATTAATGATAATACTTTTTGTAATTCTATCTCCATGCCCACCATATCTAAAATATTTAAAGAAAATAAAAAGCGAAGATAGAATTAAAGAACTTTTAAATATAGAAGGACTAGATATAATACCCTTATCTTCACCAAAGGAATCTATAAAAGAAAGTACAAAAAATCTTAGAGTATGGGCTTTAGTCCTAATGTACTGGACTTCTTTTGGCGGATTTGAGGCATTAACTGAATGGTTACCTACATATTGGAAAGAGTTCATGCATATACCCACAATAGAATCTGGTATATTAACTGGAGTATTGTATTCTTTACTAACAGCACTAATAAGAGTCCTAGGTGGATGGTGGTCAGATATTTATTCTGGCGAAAGAGTAACCGTTATTTCATTTTTAACTATGATCATAGGGAGTTTAACATTCGTTTTAGCGTATTCATTTTTAATTGGTCCCTAG
- the ureG gene encoding urease accessory protein UreG, translated as MIRIGVLGPVGSGKTTLIEFLAEYLVRKEGLSVGIITNDVVSSHDALRIYQNLVLKEKLLPKENVIGIVTGGCPHTAIREDPSVNLRALETLIKRTSLDVIFIESGGDNVMSTFSPVLADYTIFVLDTAAGDKYPGKGGLGIQESDLLVVNKIDLAPFVGADLEKMRRDAEKIRKDKPTVFISLKTGDGIDDLIKIIRSELELEGLIRS; from the coding sequence ATGATTAGAATTGGAGTTTTAGGTCCAGTTGGTAGTGGTAAAACAACATTAATAGAATTCTTAGCAGAATACCTAGTAAGGAAAGAAGGACTTTCAGTGGGAATAATAACTAACGATGTTGTGTCCTCTCATGACGCTCTAAGAATTTATCAGAATTTAGTGTTAAAAGAAAAGTTATTACCAAAAGAAAATGTAATAGGAATTGTAACAGGAGGTTGTCCACATACGGCAATAAGAGAAGATCCTTCAGTAAATTTAAGAGCATTAGAAACTTTAATAAAGAGAACAAGTTTAGATGTTATATTTATAGAAAGTGGAGGAGATAATGTTATGTCGACATTTAGCCCAGTGTTGGCTGACTATACAATCTTCGTATTAGATACAGCAGCTGGCGATAAATATCCTGGAAAAGGAGGGTTAGGGATTCAAGAAAGTGATTTACTTGTTGTGAACAAAATAGATTTAGCACCTTTTGTAGGAGCTGATTTAGAGAAAATGAGAAGAGATGCAGAAAAAATAAGGAAGGATAAACCTACAGTCTTTATTAGTTTAAAGACAGGAGATGGAATAGACGATTTAATTAAAATTATAAGAAGTGAATTAGAACTTGAGGGGCTTATTAGAAGTTAA
- the cynS gene encoding cyanase, giving the protein MIDKKELREISLKKKREKRLTWEEIGKYLGKDKVYAAMLLYGYAQATEEEADKIITLLDLPNEFKPVLLDAPMRTPAQPWPPTDPFIYRLYEGVLLYGPVIKDVAHELFGDGIMSMIDVKIYVDKVIENNYPRMVLTFNGKWLYYSKW; this is encoded by the coding sequence ATGATTGATAAAAAAGAGCTAAGGGAAATTAGTCTAAAGAAGAAAAGGGAAAAAAGATTAACATGGGAAGAAATTGGAAAGTATTTAGGAAAGGATAAAGTATATGCAGCAATGTTATTATATGGTTATGCACAAGCTACTGAGGAAGAAGCTGATAAGATAATTACTTTGCTAGATTTACCCAATGAGTTTAAACCAGTATTGTTAGATGCTCCAATGAGAACTCCAGCTCAACCATGGCCCCCTACAGATCCATTTATATATAGGCTTTATGAAGGTGTGTTATTATATGGACCGGTAATTAAGGATGTTGCTCATGAATTATTTGGCGATGGCATAATGAGTATGATTGATGTAAAAATTTATGTTGATAAAGTCATCGAAAACAATTATCCACGAATGGTGTTAACTTTTAATGGGAAATGGTTATACTATTCTAAATGGTAA
- a CDS encoding urease subunit gamma, giving the protein MFLTPREQEKLLISWAAEVARRRRAKGLKLNYTEAMAIIIDYILEKAREGVKMEDIIKGAQELLTENDVMEGVPELLDLVQVEATFPDGTKLVTVRNPVKSSKKTLNTYVIKQGEIEVNGEEIELEVTNTGDRPIQVGSHFHFFEVNKALKFDREKAYGTRLSIPAGTAVRFEPGQTKIVKLRKIGGGGRVTGLNGLTEGSLEHNKEEAIKRAKERGFA; this is encoded by the coding sequence ATGTTTCTAACGCCTAGGGAGCAAGAAAAACTACTTATTTCATGGGCAGCAGAAGTTGCAAGAAGGAGAAGAGCTAAAGGATTAAAGCTAAACTATACAGAAGCTATGGCAATTATAATAGATTATATTTTAGAAAAAGCTAGAGAAGGAGTTAAGATGGAAGATATAATTAAAGGTGCACAAGAATTATTAACTGAGAACGACGTTATGGAAGGTGTGCCAGAACTTCTTGACCTAGTTCAAGTAGAAGCAACATTTCCAGATGGCACTAAATTAGTTACAGTTAGAAATCCAGTAAAAAGTAGTAAAAAAACATTAAATACTTATGTAATTAAACAAGGGGAAATAGAAGTTAATGGAGAAGAGATAGAATTAGAGGTAACTAATACTGGTGATAGACCTATCCAAGTAGGCTCGCATTTTCACTTTTTTGAAGTAAATAAGGCTCTAAAATTTGATAGAGAAAAAGCTTATGGAACGAGATTATCAATCCCTGCAGGAACAGCCGTAAGATTTGAGCCTGGGCAAACTAAAATTGTTAAGCTAAGAAAGATAGGAGGTGGAGGAAGGGTTACTGGATTAAATGGTTTAACAGAAGGTTCTCTAGAACATAATAAGGAAGAGGCTATTAAAAGAGCAAAGGAGAGGGGATTTGCTTGA
- a CDS encoding Lrp/AsnC family transcriptional regulator: MEKDGVIKGYYAYINPASLNLDYMVITSVKAKYGKNYHVELGNKLAQILGVWGVYFVLGGYDFIVMSRYKTREEFMENS, from the coding sequence TTGGAAAAAGATGGTGTGATTAAGGGTTATTATGCATATATTAATCCAGCTTCATTAAACCTTGATTACATGGTAATAACTTCGGTAAAAGCTAAGTATGGTAAAAATTATCACGTGGAGTTAGGTAATAAGTTAGCACAAATACTAGGAGTTTGGGGAGTGTATTTTGTTTTAGGTGGGTATGATTTTATCGTAATGTCTAGATATAAAACCAGAGAGGAGTTCATGGAAAATTCTTAG
- a CDS encoding urease accessory UreF family protein — MLTPKIFQLFDSALPVGSFNYSFGVEEAYMKGFEIRGFIRDIFFNVIMKGDIAIIDLAYEDPEEADKILYASKLPKELKEASVNMGLSLARLELCDDYYIKKVNNGEGIGTYPVIIARCCKSLGISKEDCKAGLAYTELSQLVFSAVRLRAIDFIEGQKTIWCLLSQYKEEKEFEPFSPVLDILSKLHEEREPRVFLA; from the coding sequence TTGCTAACACCTAAAATATTTCAATTATTTGATAGCGCATTACCAGTAGGTTCCTTTAATTATTCTTTCGGTGTAGAAGAAGCTTATATGAAGGGATTTGAGATAAGGGGATTTATTAGAGACATTTTCTTTAATGTGATTATGAAGGGAGATATTGCAATAATAGATTTAGCTTATGAAGACCCAGAAGAAGCTGATAAAATACTTTACGCATCAAAACTTCCCAAAGAATTAAAAGAAGCAAGCGTTAATATGGGTTTATCCTTAGCTAGGCTGGAACTTTGTGATGACTATTATATTAAAAAAGTTAATAATGGTGAAGGTATAGGAACTTATCCAGTTATTATAGCGAGATGCTGTAAATCTTTAGGAATTAGTAAAGAGGACTGTAAAGCCGGTTTGGCTTATACTGAACTATCCCAATTGGTTTTCAGCGCAGTAAGGCTAAGGGCTATAGATTTTATTGAAGGACAGAAAACCATTTGGTGTTTGCTTTCTCAATATAAGGAGGAGAAGGAGTTTGAACCATTCAGTCCAGTTCTTGATATTTTATCAAAACTTCATGAAGAAAGAGAACCTAGGGTGTTTCTCGCATGA
- a CDS encoding DUF4322 domain-containing protein, producing the protein MKTPDYIYPKIRVQIEEKIFSIINFKGRKAEEVKKTLVTAALTKDSVENKAKEFDISPQTVRNYVEEQPQVIEQMLNVIKTISIKQLSERKRVKISIDWTSIKYKGKPVEGTSGSKQGYSWNYATATTRVKGKTLILAFTRVEKGMTRLEIVENLVKQILALGLEIELIALDAGFYSVDVINYLSRFNFIIGVPVEKVGIHRNFDGDYTAKSRGKKAKFRLIIHHGREKEYLAKGTNLDVNRSMVVKWYNKVRTPIETSYKLIKSFLIFTSSRSRLFRLFIFVLAMLIYTLYLLLKGTTSKEDFRLLLIALFLQDNITTIQEYLVKIFYPLFNSLELFSG; encoded by the coding sequence TTGAAAACACCAGACTACATCTACCCTAAAATACGTGTACAAATCGAGGAAAAAATATTTTCCATCATAAACTTCAAGGGAAGAAAGGCAGAAGAAGTCAAGAAAACACTTGTAACAGCAGCACTAACAAAAGATTCCGTGGAAAACAAGGCAAAAGAATTTGACATATCACCACAAACAGTAAGAAACTACGTGGAAGAACAACCACAAGTAATAGAACAAATGCTAAACGTGATCAAAACAATCTCCATCAAGCAACTAAGCGAAAGAAAACGCGTAAAAATTTCAATAGACTGGACATCAATAAAATACAAAGGAAAACCCGTAGAAGGAACAAGCGGATCAAAACAAGGTTACTCATGGAACTACGCGACAGCAACAACAAGAGTAAAGGGAAAAACACTAATACTAGCATTCACACGCGTAGAAAAAGGAATGACCAGACTAGAGATAGTTGAAAACCTAGTAAAACAAATACTAGCATTGGGCCTAGAAATAGAACTAATAGCACTAGATGCCGGATTTTACTCAGTAGATGTAATCAACTACTTATCAAGGTTTAACTTCATCATCGGAGTACCCGTGGAAAAGGTTGGAATACATCGAAACTTCGACGGCGATTACACTGCAAAATCAAGAGGCAAAAAAGCAAAATTCAGACTAATAATACACCATGGTAGGGAAAAGGAGTACCTGGCTAAAGGGACAAACCTAGACGTAAATAGGAGTATGGTTGTAAAGTGGTATAACAAGGTTAGAACACCAATAGAAACATCATACAAGTTGATCAAATCTTTCCTAATCTTCACGTCATCAAGGAGTCGCTTATTCCGCTTGTTTATCTTCGTCCTAGCAATGTTAATCTATACACTATACTTGCTCCTCAAGGGGACGACGAGCAAGGAAGATTTTCGCTTACTCCTAATCGCCTTGTTTTTACAGGATAATATTACAACTATTCAAGAATATTTAGTTAAAATATTTTATCCACTTTTTAATTCACTTGAATTATTTTCGGGGTGA
- a CDS encoding molybdopterin-dependent oxidoreductase, whose amino-acid sequence MSTICPYCGVGCKLKIKDNKIFPDNYITNKGMMCVKGATLLDTIDSGRILHPLQDMKEISWSKVTEIISIKFRKFYKKDKNSIGIYIGAQIPTEDQYLAVKLGKGYIGTPNFDSNVRLCMASAAYALKYSFGDPSPTASYDEIERAETFFLVGVNPVSSFPVLWNRIISSRKRNGGKIIVIDPILTDTASQADIYIKIKPGRDIILLNSIANVLLNNPKIIPEGFDEFKEIATKYVPERISKILNIDEKLIISIANRINETKTLFMWGMGVNQTPRGVETGILISTLAILSGNVGKPGTGVLPLTGQHNSMGAREAGALAGMLPGLRYVTNEKEVIEVEDYWDLPKYSIPRTFNTITEMYKLMEERKIRGLWIIGTNPVVSLPQSRRFKDLLSYVDLVVVQDAYFTETVNEADIVLPAASWLEREGIHTTGDRTVSYLPKLKEPIGESKPDWEIIRNIGIEMGFPLYYSSIEEIFNEFKGLTKGRIDDISSLTYKDLEKGYRWPNNQSVVIPNIFRTKGIDYELEFEIDDDSIYIITGRTEIHWNTRSRSSRSWLLQRLGQDNYVFLSNDLCEKLKIISGEEIELKTREGSIRGIAKCSDRISGNILFMPFHWGKANTIMDWQVDPISKEPAFKMLKAYISNKLLPN is encoded by the coding sequence TTGAGTACTATATGCCCTTATTGTGGAGTTGGTTGTAAGTTAAAAATTAAGGATAATAAGATATTTCCAGATAACTATATAACTAATAAGGGAATGATGTGCGTTAAGGGAGCAACGCTATTAGATACAATAGATTCTGGTAGAATACTTCATCCTTTGCAAGATATGAAGGAAATATCCTGGAGTAAAGTCACTGAAATAATTTCAATAAAATTCAGAAAATTCTATAAAAAAGATAAAAATTCCATAGGGATATACATTGGTGCACAAATACCTACTGAAGATCAATATCTAGCTGTAAAATTAGGTAAGGGATATATAGGCACACCAAATTTTGATTCTAATGTTAGACTATGTATGGCTAGTGCAGCTTATGCCTTAAAATATTCCTTTGGAGATCCATCACCTACAGCATCTTATGATGAAATAGAAAGAGCTGAAACATTCTTTCTTGTTGGTGTAAACCCAGTATCTTCTTTTCCAGTATTATGGAATAGAATAATCTCATCAAGAAAGAGAAATGGTGGAAAAATAATAGTAATAGATCCTATACTTACGGATACTGCATCACAAGCAGATATTTACATTAAGATTAAGCCAGGAAGAGATATAATACTCCTAAACTCAATAGCTAATGTTCTTTTGAATAATCCTAAAATTATTCCAGAGGGTTTTGATGAATTTAAAGAGATAGCAACTAAGTACGTCCCAGAAAGAATCTCTAAGATTCTAAACATAGACGAGAAACTAATAATTTCAATTGCTAACAGAATTAATGAAACTAAAACGCTTTTTATGTGGGGAATGGGAGTAAATCAGACTCCTAGAGGTGTTGAGACTGGAATCTTAATATCTACATTAGCTATTCTATCCGGCAATGTAGGTAAACCGGGTACTGGTGTTTTGCCACTAACTGGACAACATAATTCTATGGGTGCAAGAGAAGCTGGAGCATTAGCTGGAATGCTACCAGGTTTAAGATATGTTACTAACGAGAAAGAAGTTATTGAAGTCGAAGATTATTGGGATTTGCCAAAATATTCAATCCCAAGAACATTTAACACGATTACAGAAATGTATAAGTTGATGGAAGAGAGAAAAATCCGTGGGCTATGGATAATAGGAACTAACCCAGTAGTTTCTTTACCCCAATCAAGAAGATTTAAAGATCTACTCTCATACGTAGATTTAGTGGTAGTTCAAGATGCATATTTTACCGAGACAGTAAATGAAGCAGATATCGTTCTACCAGCTGCTAGCTGGTTAGAAAGAGAAGGTATACATACTACAGGAGATAGAACAGTTAGCTATTTGCCAAAACTAAAAGAACCTATAGGAGAAAGTAAACCTGATTGGGAAATAATAAGAAATATAGGAATAGAGATGGGATTTCCACTTTACTATTCGTCGATAGAGGAAATATTTAATGAGTTTAAAGGTTTAACAAAAGGAAGAATTGATGATATATCAAGTTTAACTTATAAAGATCTTGAAAAAGGATATAGATGGCCAAATAATCAATCAGTAGTTATACCTAATATTTTTAGGACTAAAGGAATAGATTATGAATTAGAATTTGAAATAGATGATGATTCAATATATATTATAACTGGAAGAACAGAGATACATTGGAATACTAGGAGTAGGTCTTCAAGGAGTTGGCTATTGCAAAGACTAGGACAAGATAATTATGTCTTTCTAAGCAATGATCTGTGCGAGAAGCTAAAGATAATATCTGGAGAAGAAATTGAGTTAAAAACAAGAGAAGGATCGATTAGAGGAATAGCAAAGTGTAGTGATAGAATTTCTGGAAATATACTCTTTATGCCATTTCATTGGGGTAAGGCAAATACTATTATGGACTGGCAAGTAGATCCAATAAGTAAAGAACCAGCATTCAAAATGCTTAAAGCTTATATCTCAAATAAACTTTTACCAAACTAA
- the ureC gene encoding urease subunit alpha: protein MRISKERYFELYGPTEGDKVRLGDTNLYITIEKDLIAKGDELVFGAGKTARDGLGLLPNVREEEAMDLIITNVVILDPLLGVIKGDIGIKDNLIIGIGHGGNPFTMDGVNFILGSSTEIISGEGLIATPGFIDTHIHWVAPQQVFDALSAGFTTLIGGGTGPAEGTKATTVTPGSWNIKIIAEALDYFPLNFALTAKGSSSRITMEEVLRNGASGFKIHEDWGAMPRVIDETLTVADEYDVQVTIHTDTSNESGYLEDTLNAINGRTIHAYHVEGAGGGHAPDIIKICAEPNVLPSSTNPTKPYTIHTYEEHLEMLMAVHHLNPKVPEDVAYAESRIREETMMAEDYLHDLGAISMLSSDSQAMGRVGETGMRAFQLAHKMKELGLTQLSDNERVLRYLAKITINPAITHGISDYVGTLAPGHIADIVLWDPRFFPVKPYMIIKAGAIAWALMGDTNASIAYAQPVLYKPMFGYYSAKSVSFFFSAIDGVKNLSKIVRRRVLPVKNTRHLTKKDMKYNDVLPRIEVDPDTYEVKINGIVPKVPPSKSLPLTQLYFMY from the coding sequence TTGAGAATAAGTAAGGAAAGATATTTTGAGCTATATGGACCAACTGAAGGAGACAAGGTTAGGCTAGGAGATACTAATCTTTACATAACGATAGAAAAGGACTTAATTGCAAAAGGAGATGAACTGGTTTTCGGAGCCGGAAAAACTGCTAGAGATGGTTTAGGATTATTGCCAAACGTCAGAGAGGAGGAGGCGATGGATTTAATAATTACTAATGTAGTAATTCTTGACCCTTTATTAGGAGTTATAAAGGGAGATATTGGGATCAAAGATAATCTAATTATTGGGATTGGTCATGGTGGTAATCCTTTTACAATGGATGGTGTAAATTTTATTTTAGGTTCTTCAACTGAAATTATTTCTGGAGAAGGGTTAATTGCAACGCCAGGTTTTATTGATACTCATATACATTGGGTTGCTCCACAGCAAGTTTTCGACGCTTTGTCGGCCGGATTTACAACACTAATTGGTGGTGGTACTGGACCAGCTGAAGGAACTAAGGCAACCACTGTAACTCCAGGAAGTTGGAATATTAAAATTATTGCTGAAGCACTTGATTATTTTCCATTAAACTTTGCATTAACAGCTAAAGGTTCGTCTAGTAGGATTACTATGGAAGAAGTATTAAGAAATGGTGCGTCTGGTTTTAAGATTCATGAAGATTGGGGGGCTATGCCTAGAGTAATAGATGAAACTTTAACAGTTGCTGATGAATACGATGTTCAAGTAACAATACATACTGATACTTCAAATGAAAGTGGTTACTTAGAAGATACACTTAATGCCATTAATGGTAGAACAATTCACGCTTATCACGTAGAAGGGGCAGGAGGAGGACATGCTCCAGATATTATTAAAATATGTGCAGAACCAAACGTTTTACCTTCATCAACAAATCCTACAAAGCCTTATACAATACATACTTATGAGGAGCATTTGGAAATGTTAATGGCTGTACACCATTTAAATCCAAAGGTCCCTGAAGATGTTGCTTATGCTGAATCGAGAATTAGGGAAGAGACAATGATGGCAGAGGATTACTTACACGATTTAGGAGCAATAAGCATGTTGTCCTCAGATTCCCAAGCTATGGGAAGAGTTGGAGAAACCGGAATGAGAGCTTTTCAACTTGCACATAAAATGAAAGAACTAGGATTAACCCAACTAAGTGATAATGAAAGGGTACTAAGATATTTAGCTAAAATAACAATTAATCCAGCAATAACCCATGGAATTTCTGATTACGTAGGCACTTTAGCACCAGGACATATTGCTGATATTGTACTATGGGATCCAAGATTCTTTCCAGTAAAGCCTTACATGATTATTAAAGCTGGTGCAATTGCTTGGGCATTAATGGGGGATACAAATGCTTCAATTGCTTACGCACAACCAGTACTTTACAAACCAATGTTTGGATATTACTCTGCTAAAAGTGTTTCATTCTTCTTCTCTGCAATTGATGGAGTAAAGAACTTATCGAAGATTGTAAGAAGAAGAGTCTTACCAGTCAAAAATACTAGGCATCTAACTAAAAAGGACATGAAATATAATGATGTTTTGCCAAGGATTGAAGTTGATCCAGATACCTATGAAGTTAAAATTAATGGTATCGTGCCAAAAGTTCCTCCTTCAAAATCATTGCCGTTAACTCAATTATATTTTATGTATTAG